A single window of Ictalurus furcatus strain D&B chromosome 3, Billie_1.0, whole genome shotgun sequence DNA harbors:
- the LOC128605764 gene encoding serine-rich adhesin for platelets encodes VPTTELTGSTLYTTEAITTTQPTTEETTVSTTTVAPTSTTQEASTTEETTTDTTALTTAQTTELTTRTESTTQATTTTQPTTEETTSSTTTVAPTSTTQEPSTTEETTTGTTALTTAQTTELTTRTESTTQATTSTEPTTVETTASTTSPAPTTTTEEATTTEETTTATTVLTTVPTTELTSSTLYTTEAITTTQPTTEETTASTATLAPTSTTQEPSTTEETTTHTTALTTAQTTELTTSTESTTQATTTTQPTTEQTTASTTTVAPTSATQEPSTTEETTTATTVLTTVPTTELTSSTLYTTEAITTTQPTTEETTVSTTTVAPTSTTQEASTTEETTTDTTAQTTAQTTELTTSTESTTQATTTTQPTTEETTASTTTVAPTSTTQEPSTTEETTTDTTALTTAQTTELTTRTESTTQATTSTEPTTVETTASTTTPAPTTTTEEATTTEETTTATTVLTTVPTTELTGSTLYTTEAITTTQPTTEETTVSTTTVAPTSTTQEASTTEETTTDTTALTTAQTTELTTSTESTTQATTTTQPTTEQTTASTTTVAPTSTTQEPSTTEETTTDTTALTTEQTTELTTRTESTTQATTSTEPTTVETTASTTSPAPTTTTEEATTTEETTTATTVLTTVPTELTSSTLYTTEAITSTQPTTEETTASTATVAPTSTTQEASTTEETTTDTTALTTAQTTELTTSTESTTQATTTTQPTTVETTASTTTPAPSTTTEEASTTEETTTDTTALTTAQTTELTTRTESTTQATTSTEPTTVETTASTTTPAPTTTTEEATTTEETTTATTVLTTVPTTELTSSTLYTTEAITTTQPTTEETTASTATVAPTSTTQEPSTTEETTTDTTALTTAQTTELTTRTESTTQSTMSMGPKSADTITPASSTTLITTVETSISTEERPTTSPRTAEPIRTTTGSTTQSPTSTATPSLIPDSAVVQTRMVFSSSSPVPSESLVLYAIQTLLSARLTNLSDSVKVLNFTYEKISDTSYAVNFTLSISNISMSKNPDLRNDTYTQVENIINNALNTLLNEPGAEPIEPQSSFFTSSGNQVNGDMEYYFQDGDTKTPAAFLNELTPVSGSAVVQSRMVFNTSSPVPSERLVLSAIQTLLSARLTNLSDSVKVLNFTYERISDTSYAVNFTLSISNISMSKNPDLRNDTYTQVENIINNALNTLLNEPGAEPIEPQSSFFTSSRNQVNGDMEYYFQDGDTKTPAAFLNELTPVSGSAMVQTRMVFNTSSPVPSERLILSAFQTLLSARLTNLSDSVKVLNFTYERISDTSYAVNFTLSISNISMSKNPDLRNDTYTQVENIINNALNTLLNEPGAEPIEPQSSFFTSSRNQVNGDMEYYFQDGDTKTPAAFLNELTPVSGSAVVQTRMVFNTSSPVPSERLVLSAFQTLLSARLTNLSDSVKVLNFTYERISDTSYAVNFTLSISNISMSKNPDLRNDTYTQVENIINNALNTLLNEPGAEPIEPQSSFFTSSGNQVNGDMEYYFQDGDTKTPAAFLNELTPVSGSAVVQTRMVFNTSSPVPSERLVLSAFQTLLSARLTNLSDSVKVLNFTYERISDTSYAVNFTLSISNISMSKNPDLRNDTYTQVENIINNALNTLLNEPGAEPIEPQSSFFTSSRNQVNGDMEYYFQDGDTKTPAAFLNELTPVSGSAVVQTRMVFNTSSPVPSERLVLSAFQTLLSARLTNLSDSVKVLNFTYERISDTSYAVNFTLSISNISMSKNPDLRNDTYTQVENIINNALNTLLNEPGAEPIEPQSSFFTSSGNQVNGDMEYYFQDGDTKTPAAFLNELTPVSGSAVVQTRMVFNTSSPVPSERLVLSAFQTLLSARLTNLSDSVKVLNFTYERISDTSYAVNFTLSISNISMSKNPDLRNDTYTQVENIINNALNTLLNEPGAEPIEPQSSFFTSSRNQVNGDMEYYFQDGDTKTPAAFLNELTPVSGSAVVQTRMVFNTSSPVPSERLVLSAFQTLLSARLTNLSDSVKVLNFTYERISDTSYAVNFTLSISNISMSKNPDLRNDTYTQVENIINNALNTLLNEPGAEPIEPQSSFFTSSGNQVNGDMEYYFQDGDTKTPAAFLNELTPVSGSAVVQTRMVFNTSSPVPSERLVLSAFQTLLSARLTNLSDSLNTLLNEPGAEPIEPQSSFFTSSRNQVNGDMEYYFQDGDTKTPAAFLNELTPVSSGNQVNGDMEYYFQDGDTKTPAAFLNELTPVSSRNQVNGDMEYYFQDGDTKTPAAFLNELTPVSGSAVVQTRMLFNSSCPVPSESLVLRAIQTLLSAQLTNLTDSVNRLNFTCEKISDTSYAVIFTFSISNISMSKNPVLRNDTYTQVENIINNALNTLLNDAGAEPFEPQSSFFTSSGNQVNGDMDYYFQDGDTKTPAAFLNELTPVFGNVLIHIRLVFKNLTRVPSEADVLNAANALLDSKIRRAQCLITANQQLHFQECTAN; translated from the exons gtacCAACAACAGAACTGACCGGTAGCACTCTATACACAACAGAGGCTATAACAAccacacagccaacaacagaagaaacaactgtatctacaaccaCTGTAGCCCCAACCAGTACAACTCAGGAAGCaagtactacagaggaaacaactacagatacaactgcactgacaacagcacaaacaacagaactaaccactaggacagaatcaactacacaggctacaacaaccacacagccaacaacagaagaaacaacttcatctacaacaactgtagccccaaccagTACTACTCAGGAACCaagtactacagaggaaacaactacagGTACAACtgcactgacaacagcacaaacaacagaactaaccactagaacagaatcaactacacaggctacaacaagcacagaaccaacaacagttgaaacaactgcatctacaactagtccagctccaacaactacaactgaggaagcaacaacaacagaggaaacaaccactgctacaactgtactgacaacagtacCAACAACAGAACTGACCAGTAGCACTCTATACACAACAGAGGCTATAACAAccacacagccaacaacagaagaaacaactgcatctacagcCACTTTAGCCCCAACCAGTACAACTCAGGAACCaagtactacagaggaaacaactacacatacaactgcactgacaacagcacaaacaacagaactaaccactagtacagaatcaactacacaggctacaacaaccacacagccaacaacagaacaaacaactgcatctacaactactgtAGCCCCAACCAGTGCTACTCAGGAACCaagtactacagaggaaacaaccacagctacaactgtactgacaacagtacCAACAACAGAACTGACCAGTAGCACTCTATACACAACAGAGGCTATAACAAccacacagccaacaacagaagaaacaactgtatctacaaccaCTGTAGCCCCAACCAGTACAACTCAGGAAGCaagtactacagaggaaacaactacagatACAACTGCACagacaacagcacaaacaacagaactaaccactagtacagaatcaactacacaggctacaacaaccacacagccaacaacagaagaaacaactgcatctacaacaactgtagccccaaccagTACTACTCAGGAACCaagtactacagaggaaacaactacagatacaactgcactgacaacagcacaaacaacagaactaaccactagaacagaatcaactacacaggctacaacaagcacagaaccaacaacagttgaaacaactgcatctacaactactccagctccaacaactacaactgaggaagcaacaacaacagaggaaacaaccacagctacaactgtactgacaacagtacCAACAACAGAACTGACCGGTAGCACTCTATACACAACAGAGGCTATAACAAccacacagccaacaacagaagaaacaactgtatctacaaccaCTGTAGCCCCAACCAGTACAACTCAGGAAGCaagtactacagaggaaacaactacagatacaactgcactgacaacagcacaaacaacagaactaaccactagtacagaatcaactacacaggctacaacaaccacacagccaacaacagaacaaacaactgcatctacaacaactgtagccccaaccagTACTACTCAGGAACCaagtactacagaggaaacaactacagatacaactgcactgacaacagaacaaacaacagaactaaccactagaacagaatcaactacacaggctacaacaagcacagaaccaacaacagttgaaacaactgcatctacaactagtccagctccaacaactacaactgaggaagcaacaacaacagaggaaacaaccacagctacaactgtactgacaacagtacCAACAGAACTGACCAGTAGCACTCTATACACAACAGAGGCTATAACATccacacagccaacaacagaagaaacaactgcatctacagcCACTGTAGCCCCAACCAGTACAACTCAGGAAGCaagtactacagaggaaacaactacagatacaactgcactgacaacagcacaaacaacagaactaaccactagtacagaatcaactacacaggctacaacaaccacacagccaacaacagttgaaacaactgcatctacaactactccagctccatcaactacaactgaggaagcaagtactacagaggaaacaactacagatacaactgcactgacaacagcacaaacaacagaactaaccactagaacagaatcaactacacaggctacaacaagcacagaaccaacaacagttgaaacaactgcatctacaactactccagctccaacaactacaactgaggaagcaacaacaacagaggaaacaaccacagctacaactgtactgacaacagtacCAACAACAGAACTGACCAGTAGCACTCTATACACAACAGAGGCTATAACAAccacacagccaacaacagaagaaacaactgcatctacagcCACTGTAGCCCCAACCAGTACTACTCAAGAACCaagtactacagaggaaacaactacagatacaactgcactgacaacagcacaaacaacagaactaaccactagaacagaatcaactacacagtcTACAATGAGCATGGGACCAAAAAGTGCAGACACAATTACTCCTGCAAGTAGTACAACTTTAATTACTACAGTTGAAACTTCAATATCTACAGAGGAACGTCCAACTACATCACCCAGAACTGCAGAACCAATAAGAACTACTACTGGGTCTACGACACAATCTCCAACTTCTACAGCAACACCTTCATTAAT ACCTGATTCAGCTGTGGTCCAGACCAGGATGGTCTTCAgttcctcctctcctgttcccAGTGAGAGTTTGGTCCTCTATGCAATCCAGACTCTTCTCAGTGCTCGACTCACaaacctctctgactctgtaaaagtgctgaacttcacctatgaga aaatttcagacacctcctatgcagtcaacttcacattgagcatcagtaacatcagcatgtctaagaaccctgacctcaggaacgacacctacacccaagtggagaacatcatcaataacgct cTAAACACGCTTCTAAATGAACCTGGTGCAGAACCAATCGAACCCCAGAGCTCTTTCTTCAC GAGTTCAGGAAACCAGGTTAATGGTGACATGGAGTACTACTTCCAAGATGGAGacaccaaaacaccagcagcctTCCTGAATGAGCTAACACCTGT GTCtggttcagctgtggttcagtCCAGGATGGTCTTCAATACCTCCTCTCCTGTTCCCAGTGAGAGATTGGTCCTCAGTGCGATCCAGACTCTTCTCAGTGCGCGACTCACAAATCTCTCCGACTCTGTAAAAGTGCTGAACTTCACCTATgaga gaatttcagacacctcctatgcagtcaacttcacattgagcatcagtaacatcagcatgtctaagaaccctgacctcaggaacgacacctacacccaagtggagaacatcatcaataacgct cTAAACACGCTTCTAAATGAACCTGGTGCAGAACCAATCGAACCCCAGAGCTCTTTCTTCAC GAGTTCAAGAAACCAGGTTAATGGTGACATGGAGTACTACTTCCAAGATGGAGacaccaaaacaccagcagcctTCCTGAATGAGCTAACACCTGT GTCTGGTTCAGCTATGGTTCAGACCAGGATGGTCTTCAATACCTCCTCTCCTGTTCCCAGTGAGAGATTGATCCTCAGTGCGTTCCAGACTCTTCTCAGTGCTCGACTCACaaacctctctgactctgtaaaagtgctgaacttcacctatgaga GAATTTCAGACACCTCCTATGCAGTCAACTTCACATtgagcatcagtaacatcagcatgtctaagaaccctgacctcaggaacgacacctacacccaagtggagaacatcatcaataacgct cTAAACACGCTTCTAAATGAACCTGGTGCAGAACCAATCGAACCCCAGAGCTCTTTCTTCAC GAGTTCAAGAAACCAGGTTAATGGTGACATGGAGTACTACTTCCAAGATGGAGacaccaaaacaccagcagcctTCCTGAATGAGCTAACACCTGT GTCtggttcagctgtggttcagaccAGGATGGTCTTCAATACCTCCTCTCCTGTTCCCAGTGAGAGATTGGTCCTCAGTGCGTTCCAGACTCTTCTCAGTGCTCGACTCACaaacctctctgactctgtaaaagtgctgaacttcacctatgaga GAATTTCAGACACCTCCTATGCAGTCAACTTCACATtgagcatcagtaacatcagcatgtctaagaaccctgacctcaggaacgacacctacacccaagtggagaacatcatcaataacgct cTAAACACGCTTCTAAATGAACCTGGTGCAGAACCAATCGAACCGCAGAGCTCTTTCTTCAC GAGTTCAGGAAACCAGGTTAATGGTGACATGGAGTACTACTTCCAAGATGGAGacaccaaaacaccagcagcctTTCTGAATGAGCTAACACCTGT GTCtggttcagctgtggttcagaccAGGATGGTCTTCAATACCTCCTCTCCTGTTCCCAGTGAGAGATTGGTCCTCAGTGCGTTCCAGACTCTTCTCAGTGCTCGACTCACaaacctctctgactctgtaaaagtgctgaacttcacctatgaga GAATTTCAGACACCTCCTATGCAGTCAACTTCACATtgagcatcagtaacatcagcatgtctaagaaccctgacctcaggaacgacacctacacccaagtggagaacatcatcaataacgct cTAAACACGCTTCTAAATGAACCTGGTGCAGAACCAATCGAACCCCAGAGCTCTTTCTTCAC GAGTTCAAGAAACCAGGTTAATGGTGACATGGAGTACTACTTCCAAGATGGAGacaccaaaacaccagcagcctTCCTGAATGAGCTAACACCTGT GTCtggttcagctgtggttcagaccAGGATGGTCTTCAATACCTCCTCTCCTGTTCCCAGTGAGAGATTGGTCCTCAGTGCGTTCCAGACTCTTCTCAGTGCTCGACTCACaaacctctctgactctgtaaaagtgctgaacttcacctatgaga GAATTTCAGACACCTCCTATGCAGTCAACTTCACATtgagcatcagtaacatcagcatgtctaagaaccctgacctcaggaacgacacctacacccaagtggagaacatcatcaataacgct cTAAACACGCTTCTAAATGAACCTGGTGCAGAACCAATCGAACCGCAGAGCTCTTTCTTCAC GAGTTCAGGAAACCAGGTTAATGGTGACATGGAGTACTACTTCCAAGATGGAGacaccaaaacaccagcagcctTTCTGAATGAGCTAACACCTGT GTCtggttcagctgtggttcagaccAGGATGGTCTTCAATACCTCCTCTCCTGTTCCCAGTGAGAGATTGGTCCTCAGTGCGTTCCAGACTCTTCTCAGTGCTCGACTCACaaacctctctgactctgtaaaagtgctgaacttcacctatgaga GAATTTCAGACACCTCCTATGCAGTCAACTTCACATtgagcatcagtaacatcagcatgtctaagaaccctgacctcaggaacgacacctacacccaagtggagaacatcatcaataacgct cTAAACACGCTTCTAAATGAACCTGGTGCAGAACCAATCGAACCCCAGAGCTCTTTCTTCAC GAGTTCAAGAAACCAGGTTAATGGTGACATGGAGTACTACTTCCAAGATGGAGacaccaaaacaccagcagcctTCCTGAATGAGCTAACACCTGT GTCtggttcagctgtggttcagaccAGGATGGTCTTCAATACCTCCTCTCCTGTTCCCAGTGAGAGATTGGTCCTCAGTGCGTTCCAGACTCTTCTCAGTGCTCGACTCACaaacctctctgactctgtaaaagtgctgaacttcacctatgaga GAATTTCAGACACCTCCTATGCAGTCAACTTCACATtgagcatcagtaacatcagcatgtctaagaaccctgacctcaggaacgacacctacacccaagtggagaacatcatcaataacgct cTAAACACGCTTCTAAATGAACCTGGTGCAGAACCAATCGAACCGCAGAGCTCTTTCTTCAC GAGTTCAGGAAACCAGGTTAATGGTGACATGGAGTACTACTTCCAAGATGGAGacaccaaaacaccagcagcctTTCTGAATGAGCTAACACCTGT GTCtggttcagctgtggttcagaccAGGATGGTCTTCAATACCTCCTCTCCTGTTCCCAGTGAGAGATTGGTCCTCAGTGCGTTCCAGACTCTTCTCAGTGCTCGACTCACaaacctctctgactct cTAAACACGCTTCTAAATGAACCTGGTGCAGAACCAATCGAACCCCAGAGCTCTTTCTTCAC GAGTTCAAGAAACCAGGTTAATGGTGACATGGAGTACTACTTCCAAGATGGAGacaccaaaacaccagcagcctTCCTGAATGAGCTAACACCTGT GAGTTCAGGAAACCAGGTTAATGGTGACATGGAGTACTACTTCCAAGATGGAGacaccaaaacaccagcagcctTTCTGAATGAGCTAACACCTGT GAGTTCAAGAAACCAGGTTAATGGTGACATGGAGTACTACTTCCAAGATGGAGacaccaaaacaccagcagcctTCCTGAATGAGCTAACACCTGT GTCtggttcagctgtggttcagaccAGGATGCTCTTCAATTCCTCCTGTCCTGTTCCCAGTGAGAGTTTGGTCCTCAGAGCAATCCAGACTCTTCTCAGTGCTCAACTCACGAACCTCACTGACTCTGTAAACAGGCTGAACTTCACCTGTgaga aaatttcagacACCTCCTATGCAGTCATCTTCACATTtagcatcagtaacatcagcatgtctaagaaccctgtcctcaggaacgacacctacacccaagtggagaacatcatcaataacgct ctaaacacacttctaaatgACGCTGGTGCAGAACCATTCGAACCCCAGAGCTCTTTCTTCAC GAGTTCAGGAAACCAGGTTAATGGTGATATGGATTACTACTTCCAAGATGGAGacaccaaaacaccagcagcctTCCTGAATGAGCTAACACCTGT ATTTGGGAATGTACTGATACATATTCGTCTAGTTTTTAAGAACTTGACCAGAGTACCTAGTGAGGCTGATGTTCTCAATGCTGCTAATGCTCTGCTGGACTCAAAGATCAGAAGAGCACAATGTcttatcacagcaaaccagcaactccatttccagGAATGCACCGCCAACTAG